Sequence from the Acidobacteriota bacterium genome:
GCTGATTTTTTGCTTGTCAGGAGTCAAGCACCGGGATTCAGGCATCAGTTTGGTACCCGCTGGCCTTTGTTGCTCTTCAATTTTGGAGCTACTGAAGACTGACTACTGCCCGTGCCGCGCTTTCCACGCTTTCACATACCGCTCCGTCTTCGGATTGGCCTCGTTCCATTTCGGTTCGGTCGCGTTGTCGGCGATGGTCAGCAGGGCCAACGCGACCATGCGGTTGGTCTGGGCGAGATTGGGATAATTGATCTTGTCCCAATGATCGCCCACTTGATGGTAATCGGGAAAGATGAACGCGACACAGAGCGTGTGCGCGGGCACGCCCTGATCGGCCAGCGCCTGATTGTCGCTGCGCCCGAAAAACGAATCGCTGTTTTGCGGGTGCTTGTAAACGCGAATGCCGGTCAGTTCGCCCGCCTTTTCAAAAATCGGGCCGACATCGGTGTAATCGAAGCCGGTCAGCGTGGCTGTGCCCGTGCGGTCGCCTTCGCTGTCATCGGTGCGGCCTACGTGTTCCAGATTCACATCGGCAACGGTCTTTTCAATCGGGAAGATCGGATGGCGGCCATAGTAACGCGAACCCAGCAGGCCTTTTTCTTCGCCAAAGACGGTCATAAAAAGAATGCTGCGTTTGGGGCGCTCTTTGAGTTTGGCCAAAGCCGTGGCGAGTTCAATGACTGACACAGTGCCGCTGCCGTCATCATTCGCGCCGTTGTTGATGCGGTCGCCTTCGCCGCTGGCGCGCACACCGAGGTGGTCGTAATGCGCGGTGACCAGCACGCAGGTGTTTTGCAACACCGGGTCAGCGCCGCGCAGCAACGCGACGACATTTTTCAAATTGACCGGCTCGTCCTGTTTCAGCGCCAGCTTGAGCGTCAGCTTGGCCGTCGTTTCTCCGGCAGGCAAAGCATCAATCAGTTTGACGGCTTCGGGCGACTGAAGTTGCAACAGAGCAATGCCGGCGTTGCCCGCTGCTTCAGGATCAAGCAAGCGCCGCGCGCCGACGCCGCGCCCATTCGCCGACGCACGATCCAGCATGACAAAGAGCGCCGGTTTCGCTTCGAGCAACTTGCCCAGCGTCTCGCGGCTGTTCACCTGCGTCGCCGTCACGATCAGCACCCGGCCCGCCAGTTGTTCGGGTTTGAAGGCGGCCAGCGCTTCCGCCGCTTGCGTGTCGAGCCTGACGACGCCGGCTTGCGCGATGTCGTAAGCACGCACGCCAATCATCGTCACCTGATTGGCGGCGACAGCGATTTGCTGTTCGGCGTTTTGCACGGTCAGGGCAAAGCTGTTTGGGTCAGGCTCGGCCATACGCCAATGCGCAATTTGAAAATACGATTTCTGTCCCGCGGCATCAGGGTCGCCCACTGGTTCAAGACCCGCGCGGCGGAACTGCGCGGCGATGTATTCCGCCGCAATGTCCAAGCCACGCGAGGGTGTATCGCGGCCTTCCAGCAAATCTGAAGCGATGAACGACAGATGCCCGCGCAACGAATCTGCTGAAATACTGTCGAGCACAGCCTGCACGGCTGGCGCGATGGCCGGCGCGGGTGTGGGCGCGGGCTGCGCCGCCGCTTTGGCCTCTGGCGGGGAGGGTTTGTTTTGGGGTGCGGCACTGGCAACGTTCGCCCCGCTCAACCACGCCATCCCTAAGCTCGAAGCCAGCACGAGCGCCACGCAAATAAAGCGCGCTGAGACAGGGCGCGCCAATGTTCGAAGATTCATCTTGTTCTGCTTCCTTTTTGTATGACGATGTCGGGGCGGCTTCGTTCAACCGCCTGGGTGATCGAAATTCCCGCTTCGTAACGGTTCTATAAACCATCCCGCCGGAGAAGAAAAGCCAGCGTCAAGCGCCGCGCGCCTTGCTTGACAGACACACGGCCAATGCCTAAGATTCGCCCCGTCTTTGCGGCACATTCTCTTGCAGTTGCAAAGCGTTCTTTGCCGGATGGTGTAATGGTAACACGCCTGACTCTGGATCAGGATAGTCTAGGTTCGAGTCCTAGTCCGGCAGTAAAATAGCGGACTGAAATCAATCACGATTTCAGTCCGCTTTCATTTTGCGGCAACGGATGATCGGGGCATTCTCCATTCTCTGGCAGCGGAAATAGCTTCACAGCGGGTAGCACCCTGCCAGAGAATGGAGAATGAGGAATCACAGCCATCCTTATCGCAGTCGTCCTTATTTCAGCACGCGCCGAAACAACGCAATCGCTGCCGCAAACGCCTCGTCCGTGCATTCCGGGTCATAGGCCGCCCGGTCATCGCGCATAAAACCATGATCCGCCGGAAAGAGCCGCGCCTCATATTTCACGCCCGCCTGCGTCAACGCCGTCTCAATCACCGCGCGCCCCGCCGCCGGAATCAAGGGGTCGAGCGCGCCGAACACCAGCAGCAATTCGCCACGAATTTGTGCGGTTTGTTCGAGCGAGCCAGCCTGTTCGCCCAGCCCCAGCTTGCCGTTGTGCAACCAGGTCGGATAGAAGCAACTCGTTGCCTTGATTTCCGGTTGCAGCGCCGCGCGAAAGGCCGAATGCCCGCCCATGCAAAATCCGCCCGCGCCAAGCTGCCCCGGCAATACGTTTGGGTGTTGTTGCAAGTATCCGATGACCGCGCGGCAATCTTCATCAAAATGCGCGATGGGCGTCGCCAGTTGATTGCGCGCACCACGGGCGCGGCCTTCGTCATCCTGATTCAAGACGGTGCCAGCCGGTTCCAGACGATGAAAGAATTCGTGCGCCGCCACGACGAAGCCATACCCCGCCAGCCGCGCGCAGGCCCGCGCCATCGCCCCGCTCAATTGAAAGATGTCCGAGAAATAAACGACACCCGGATATTTCCCGGCGGCGGCGGGTTGCGTCAACAGCGTGCGCATCTGTTTGCCCGCGACTGCGATTTCCACGTATTCAGCTTTGATTTGCATCTCGGTTCTTCAGTACCTGGCTTTTACGCAGCGGAAGCCCACATTCGAACTGCCGCTGTCCACCGCGCCCTTGCCGCGACTGCCGACCAAGTAGCGCACGCAATACTGATCACTGCACAAAAACGAACCGCCCTTTTGCACGCGCTTCGGCACGCCCGGCTCCTGCGGATCAAGGCTGTCGGACGGGCCTTGCGGATTGCGCGCCGTACCCTGGGCGGCCTGTTGTTCAAAGTAATCGGGGCGGTACCAATCCGCGCACCATTGCCAGACGTTGCCGCCCACGTCGTAAAGCCCAAATTTATTGGGCGGAAAAGCTTTGACCGGCGAAGTCGCGGCGAAGCCATCCTCGACCAGATTCCTGTTTGGGAATTGTCCTTGAAAGATGTTGGCGGGCCAATGTCCGCCGGGTTTCAGCTCATTGCCCCACGCATAGAGTTTGCGATCCAGTCCGCCGCGCGCGGCAAATTCATACTCCGCCTCGGTCGGCAAGCGCTTGCCCGCCCATTTGGCATAAGCCACGGCGTCATCCCAGGCGACGTGCACGGCGGGATGATTCTCGCGGCCTTTGGTCGAACTGCCAGGGCCTTCGGGATGTTTCCAACTCGCGCCTTTGACGTACTTCCACCAGGCATACGGATTGTCGAGCGGGATCTGCTCTTTGGGTGGCGAGAAGACCGCCGAGCCGGGCACCAGATTTTCGGCGGGCGCACCGGAGAAATCTTTGGGATCGGGCTGGCGCTCGGCTATCGTTTTATAACCCGTCGCTTTGACGAATTGCTCGAACTGCGCATTGGTGACCGTGGTTTCATCCATCCAGAAACCATCCACCGTGACCAGATGCACGGGCAGCGCATCCGGCATCTCGCATGTCTCGCAACCCATCCAGAATGTCCCGCCGGGAATCCAGACCATGCCTGCGGGTGTGGGGCCGGGCGGCGGCGTGGGGTTGATGCCGGTGGCGGCGGCGCTGGCAGCATCAGGTTGCACAGGTGCGGGCGCTGCTGAATGTTGGCCTTCGTGACTGGCTGGGTGCGCCGCTTCAGTTCCTTCACCAGATTGGCGACACGCCGCACCAAGCAGCAAACTAATGATCAGCGCGCCTGCAAGACATATCCTCAGCCCCAACGGGGCGTCATTCGATAGCCCAGGGCAACGCCCTGGGTAACAGAACGGAAATGATATAAGCCCTGAAAGGGCGCAATAGCTCTGGTGGAATTTGACTGCAAAATTTGTATTTCGCCCTTTCAGGGCTTGCGACAACTGCGGGCTTTCCCCAGGGCGTTGCCCTGGGCTTTCATATCTCGCCCCGTTGGGGCTGAACAAGCGACATATGCGTTTGCTTGTGGATGGTTTGGTTTTCGCGAATCGTAGAAGTTGTTTCATGTCGAATTTACTTGGCCGCCGGCACCTTCCATTTTGGATCGGCCACATGCGCCTGTGCCATCAATGCCGCCGCGCGCTTCACCAGTTCAGGCCGGGCGGCAGCCAGACCATGCGTTTCGCCCAGGTCGGCTTTCAAATCGTAAAGCTGCACTGGCCCCGTCAACATTGGTTCGCGGATGGCTTTCCATTGCCCAAAGCGCACCGCTTG
This genomic interval carries:
- a CDS encoding formylglycine-generating enzyme family protein gives rise to the protein MKQLLRFAKTKPSTSKRICRLFSPNGARYESPGQRPGESPQLSQALKGRNTNFAVKFHQSYCALSGLISFPFCYPGRCPGLSNDAPLGLRICLAGALIISLLLGAACRQSGEGTEAAHPASHEGQHSAAPAPVQPDAASAAATGINPTPPPGPTPAGMVWIPGGTFWMGCETCEMPDALPVHLVTVDGFWMDETTVTNAQFEQFVKATGYKTIAERQPDPKDFSGAPAENLVPGSAVFSPPKEQIPLDNPYAWWKYVKGASWKHPEGPGSSTKGRENHPAVHVAWDDAVAYAKWAGKRLPTEAEYEFAARGGLDRKLYAWGNELKPGGHWPANIFQGQFPNRNLVEDGFAATSPVKAFPPNKFGLYDVGGNVWQWCADWYRPDYFEQQAAQGTARNPQGPSDSLDPQEPGVPKRVQKGGSFLCSDQYCVRYLVGSRGKGAVDSGSSNVGFRCVKARY
- a CDS encoding M28 family peptidase; this translates as MNLRTLARPVSARFICVALVLASSLGMAWLSGANVASAAPQNKPSPPEAKAAAQPAPTPAPAIAPAVQAVLDSISADSLRGHLSFIASDLLEGRDTPSRGLDIAAEYIAAQFRRAGLEPVGDPDAAGQKSYFQIAHWRMAEPDPNSFALTVQNAEQQIAVAANQVTMIGVRAYDIAQAGVVRLDTQAAEALAAFKPEQLAGRVLIVTATQVNSRETLGKLLEAKPALFVMLDRASANGRGVGARRLLDPEAAGNAGIALLQLQSPEAVKLIDALPAGETTAKLTLKLALKQDEPVNLKNVVALLRGADPVLQNTCVLVTAHYDHLGVRASGEGDRINNGANDDGSGTVSVIELATALAKLKERPKRSILFMTVFGEEKGLLGSRYYGRHPIFPIEKTVADVNLEHVGRTDDSEGDRTGTATLTGFDYTDVGPIFEKAGELTGIRVYKHPQNSDSFFGRSDNQALADQGVPAHTLCVAFIFPDYHQVGDHWDKINYPNLAQTNRMVALALLTIADNATEPKWNEANPKTERYVKAWKARHGQ
- a CDS encoding dienelactone hydrolase family protein, whose protein sequence is MQIKAEYVEIAVAGKQMRTLLTQPAAAGKYPGVVYFSDIFQLSGAMARACARLAGYGFVVAAHEFFHRLEPAGTVLNQDDEGRARGARNQLATPIAHFDEDCRAVIGYLQQHPNVLPGQLGAGGFCMGGHSAFRAALQPEIKATSCFYPTWLHNGKLGLGEQAGSLEQTAQIRGELLLVFGALDPLIPAAGRAVIETALTQAGVKYEARLFPADHGFMRDDRAAYDPECTDEAFAAAIALFRRVLK